A genomic stretch from Bacterioplanes sanyensis includes:
- a CDS encoding response regulator transcription factor, with the protein MQERTPILLLEDDMLLQQSLANFLRQQGFAVHCAANLAEARQLLRQHPPRLLISDVSLPDGESIDLLNDVEAELGTILISVHDADQDRIRGLSAGADDYVCKPVNFDELLLRVNGLLRRMPEPEPDGIHFLGFELDVETRVLSKAGEQVNLGEQEMNLLLRLLANQGQLVPRDRLEHCVYGNVCDDAWKRRRAMDVLISRLRRKLTIDGVTDNRIVAYRGQGYMLVRD; encoded by the coding sequence ATGCAAGAACGGACACCGATCTTACTGTTAGAGGATGACATGCTGCTGCAGCAGTCGCTGGCTAATTTTTTGCGCCAGCAGGGCTTTGCAGTGCACTGTGCCGCTAATCTGGCCGAGGCTCGTCAGTTGCTGCGCCAACATCCGCCGCGTCTATTGATATCAGACGTGTCGTTGCCGGATGGTGAATCCATCGACTTGCTCAACGACGTGGAAGCGGAGTTGGGCACCATCTTAATTTCCGTGCACGACGCAGATCAGGATCGCATTCGCGGTTTGAGCGCCGGTGCCGACGATTACGTCTGCAAACCGGTGAACTTTGATGAGTTGCTGCTGCGGGTGAATGGTTTGCTGCGCCGTATGCCAGAGCCTGAACCGGATGGCATTCATTTTCTCGGCTTTGAGCTGGACGTTGAAACTCGGGTGCTGAGTAAAGCGGGCGAGCAGGTGAATCTCGGCGAGCAGGAAATGAATCTGCTGCTCAGATTACTGGCCAACCAAGGCCAACTGGTGCCACGCGATCGTTTAGAGCACTGTGTGTACGGCAATGTCTGTGACGATGCCTGGAAGCGCCGGCGCGCGATGGATGTGCTGATCAGTCGCCTGCGACGCAAACTCACCATCGACGGCGTGACCGACAATCGCATCGTGGCCTACCGCGGTCAGGGTTACATGCTGGTCCGAGATTGA
- the hemF gene encoding oxygen-dependent coproporphyrinogen oxidase — protein MSQCDVTAVRNYLLDLQDRICAALEAEDGQATFEHDDWQREPGASSGLTGGGRTRVMANGAVIEKGGVNFSHVHGQQLPASATASRPELAGRSFQALGVSLVIHPHNPYVPTSHANVRLFVAEKDGEEPVWWFGGGFDLTPFYPFEEDVVHWHQTAKDLCQPFGAEVYPRYKRWCDEYFFLKHRNETRGVGGLFFDDLNDWGDGADFERSFAFMQAVGNGYIDAYCPIVARRKAQPYGEHERKFQCYRRGRYVEFNLVFDRGTIFGLQSGGRTESILMSMPPVAHWDYDWQPQPGSWEERLYTDFLPHKDWV, from the coding sequence ATGAGTCAGTGTGACGTCACCGCTGTGCGCAACTATTTGCTCGATCTGCAGGATCGCATTTGCGCCGCCTTGGAAGCCGAAGATGGCCAAGCCACATTCGAGCACGACGACTGGCAGCGCGAGCCTGGAGCCAGCAGCGGTTTGACCGGCGGCGGCCGTACACGAGTCATGGCGAATGGTGCGGTGATCGAAAAAGGCGGGGTGAACTTCTCCCATGTGCACGGCCAGCAATTACCGGCATCGGCGACGGCATCACGGCCTGAGTTGGCTGGTCGCAGCTTCCAGGCGCTGGGCGTCTCGCTGGTGATTCATCCACACAACCCCTATGTGCCGACGTCGCACGCCAACGTACGTTTGTTCGTTGCCGAAAAAGACGGCGAAGAGCCAGTGTGGTGGTTTGGCGGCGGCTTTGATTTAACGCCGTTTTACCCGTTTGAAGAAGATGTGGTGCATTGGCATCAAACCGCCAAAGACTTGTGTCAGCCGTTTGGTGCAGAGGTTTACCCGCGCTACAAGCGCTGGTGCGACGAATATTTCTTCCTTAAGCATCGCAATGAAACCCGTGGTGTGGGCGGCCTGTTCTTTGATGACCTTAACGACTGGGGCGACGGTGCTGACTTCGAACGCAGCTTTGCCTTTATGCAGGCGGTGGGCAATGGATACATCGACGCTTATTGCCCCATAGTGGCACGACGTAAAGCACAGCCATACGGCGAGCATGAGCGCAAATTCCAGTGCTATCGCCGTGGCCGCTACGTTGAGTTCAACCTGGTGTTCGATCGCGGCACCATCTTCGGCCTGCAAAGTGGCGGACGCACGGAGTCGATCTTGATGTCGATGCCGCCTGTCGCTCATTGGGATTACGACTGGCAGCCACAACCTGGTTCGTGGGAAGAGCGTTTGTACACCGACTTTCTGCCGCATAAAGACTGGGTTTAA
- the aroE gene encoding shikimate dehydrogenase, translated as MTDLYAVMGNPIAHSKSPQIHTAFAEQTEQSLLYSAMLVPTDGFDEAVSQFFRRGGKGLNVTVPFKQDAWRYADEHSTRAQRAQAVNTLIRQDDGQVLADNTDGVGLLRDLTDNHGVELRHKRILILGAGGAVRGVLQPLLEQQPAEVVIANRTVAKAQALAHDFDDLGRVSGCGFEALSGLFDVVINGTSASLVGELPPLPAGLVDGHSVCYDMMYSAETTVFNLWAQQQGAVITLDGLGMLVEQAAEAFALWRGVRPATRDVLEALRAALK; from the coding sequence ATGACAGATTTGTACGCCGTCATGGGCAACCCCATTGCCCATAGTAAATCGCCGCAAATACACACGGCCTTTGCCGAGCAAACCGAGCAGTCGCTGCTGTACTCGGCCATGTTGGTGCCAACCGATGGTTTTGACGAGGCGGTGAGCCAGTTTTTCCGCCGCGGCGGTAAAGGGCTGAACGTGACCGTGCCGTTTAAGCAAGACGCCTGGCGCTACGCCGATGAGCACAGCACGCGGGCGCAGCGAGCGCAGGCAGTGAACACTTTAATTCGCCAAGACGATGGCCAAGTGCTGGCCGACAACACCGACGGCGTTGGGCTGCTGCGAGACCTGACCGACAACCACGGCGTTGAGCTGCGGCATAAACGCATACTGATTCTCGGCGCCGGTGGCGCAGTGCGCGGCGTGTTGCAGCCGTTACTTGAACAGCAACCGGCCGAAGTGGTGATCGCCAATCGCACGGTGGCCAAAGCCCAAGCGCTGGCGCACGACTTTGACGACTTGGGTCGGGTGTCTGGTTGCGGTTTTGAAGCGTTAAGCGGTTTGTTCGATGTGGTGATCAATGGCACATCGGCCAGCTTAGTCGGCGAATTGCCGCCGCTGCCGGCTGGGCTGGTGGATGGTCACAGTGTTTGTTACGACATGATGTACAGTGCCGAAACCACGGTGTTCAATCTGTGGGCGCAGCAGCAAGGTGCGGTGATCACCCTGGATGGTCTTGGCATGTTGGTGGAGCAAGCCGCTGAAGCCTTTGCTTTGTGGCGCGGTGTGCGGCCAGCCACCCGCGACGTGCTGGAAGCCCTGCGCGCCGCGCTGAAATAG
- a CDS encoding choice-of-anchor I family protein: MTTWTQRTLLLAMSAALAACGSDSNDSDRQSPLQQLGIQCQTSAAAAPLGAGTLTLSLVDSYQSGNAFDSASAEIVSYDACSDRLYVVNANDKTVDVLSLASANSAPQKAGQIDLNSVATAAGISIGAANSVSTAQGLVAVAIEAANKQDPGLLALYRSDDLSLLATYPAGSLPDMVSLSSDGRYLLSANEGEPSGDYSNDPEGSVTIVDLANGFTADQAQVKQVRFDGFNQGNSRHAELGSMVRLAGPAGTSVAQDLEPEYLTLASNGKAYVALQENNALAIIDVASARVDTIKGLGLKPWDAASGNQLDASNRDAGTGQFASYELLTGLYMPDTIASVNINGQDYVLSANEGDGREYLYSASQAVCDAAGHLWDGDAFQPGGEDEDANKYQTELDDCIAFIDEARGGDLQDRVADDHPLKAALGDNDQLKRLKFVTDQNSIAATEPLMSFGARSFSIWNANGELVFDSGDDIAKRVFASEGDYFNATNDVNLLSETADNRSDDKGIEPEAIEVAQIGERTFVFVGLERQGGIIVYDISIPSAPVFQSYLNHRDFTAPVCTEVNDDGECDNDTYNPAAGDLGPESIEYFSRGGEHWLAVGNEVSGTTSVYRLSSN; this comes from the coding sequence ATGACGACCTGGACACAACGCACCTTACTTCTCGCCATGAGCGCCGCCTTGGCAGCCTGTGGCAGTGACAGCAACGACAGCGACCGCCAAAGCCCGCTGCAACAACTCGGCATTCAATGCCAAACCAGCGCAGCCGCCGCCCCACTGGGTGCCGGTACCCTGACGCTATCTCTGGTGGATAGCTACCAATCAGGCAACGCATTCGACAGTGCATCGGCGGAAATCGTCAGTTACGACGCCTGTTCAGACCGCTTGTACGTGGTCAACGCCAACGACAAAACCGTTGATGTGTTGTCGCTTGCCAGCGCCAACAGTGCGCCTCAAAAAGCCGGTCAAATTGATCTCAACAGCGTAGCGACTGCCGCAGGCATCAGTATTGGCGCCGCCAACAGCGTGTCTACCGCACAGGGCTTAGTCGCAGTGGCCATCGAAGCCGCTAATAAACAAGACCCCGGCCTGCTGGCTCTTTATCGCAGTGATGATCTGTCGTTGCTGGCCACCTACCCTGCCGGTTCCTTGCCCGACATGGTGAGTTTATCCAGCGACGGTCGCTATCTGCTGAGCGCCAACGAGGGCGAACCGAGCGGCGATTACAGCAACGACCCAGAAGGATCAGTCACCATCGTCGATCTGGCCAATGGTTTTACTGCCGATCAGGCGCAGGTAAAGCAGGTTCGCTTTGACGGCTTCAATCAGGGCAATAGCCGCCATGCTGAACTGGGGTCCATGGTGCGACTGGCCGGCCCGGCGGGCACCAGTGTGGCGCAGGATCTGGAACCTGAATATTTGACTCTGGCATCTAACGGCAAGGCCTACGTTGCTCTGCAGGAAAATAACGCGCTGGCCATCATCGACGTTGCCTCCGCTCGCGTCGATACCATCAAAGGCCTGGGGCTCAAACCTTGGGACGCAGCCAGCGGCAATCAGTTGGACGCGTCCAATCGAGATGCCGGCACCGGGCAGTTTGCCAGCTATGAGCTGCTCACCGGTCTGTACATGCCGGATACCATCGCCAGTGTGAACATCAACGGCCAGGATTACGTGCTGTCCGCCAATGAAGGCGATGGCCGCGAGTACCTGTACAGCGCTAGCCAAGCCGTTTGCGATGCTGCAGGTCACTTATGGGATGGCGATGCATTCCAGCCAGGCGGCGAGGACGAAGACGCCAACAAATATCAAACTGAGCTCGATGACTGCATCGCCTTTATCGACGAAGCACGCGGCGGTGACCTGCAAGACCGTGTGGCGGATGATCATCCGTTAAAAGCGGCGCTGGGCGACAATGACCAACTGAAGCGTTTGAAGTTTGTCACCGACCAAAACAGCATCGCCGCCACAGAACCGCTGATGAGTTTTGGCGCGCGTTCATTTTCCATTTGGAACGCCAACGGCGAGCTGGTGTTTGACAGCGGCGATGACATCGCCAAACGCGTATTTGCCAGCGAAGGGGATTACTTTAACGCCACCAATGACGTTAACCTGCTGTCGGAAACCGCTGACAACCGCAGCGATGACAAAGGCATCGAGCCTGAAGCCATTGAAGTGGCCCAGATCGGCGAACGCACTTTTGTATTTGTCGGCTTAGAACGCCAGGGTGGCATCATCGTTTACGACATCAGCATCCCCAGCGCGCCAGTGTTCCAGAGCTACCTCAACCACCGTGACTTCACCGCCCCGGTGTGCACCGAGGTCAATGACGATGGCGAGTGCGATAACGACACCTACAACCCAGCGGCGGGTGATTTAGGCCCGGAGTCCATCGAGTACTTCAGCCGCGGCGGTGAGCATTGGCTGGCAGTCGGAAACGAGGTCAGCGGCACCACCAGCGTCTATCGCCTTTCTAGCAACTAA